Genomic DNA from Spirochaetales bacterium:
CTTGTCCCGTATTACAGTGCGGAAGAACTCGCGGGCAGAAACATCGTTCTTGCTGCGAACCTTAAGCCGGCGAGGCTTCGCGGGGTCGAGAGTAACGGCATGCTTCTGGCCGCCGAATCGGGGGGTGTCGTTGAAGTGATATTCGTCGATGAAGCGTCACCCGGCGACCGGATTACACTCGAAGGGTTTCCTGAAGATACTGCTGAGAATCCGGAGGAAATCACGATCGAACAGTTTTTTGATATACCGATCAAGGTAAAAAACCATTATCTCTATGTCGACGACGCCCGTCTGAGAAGTCCGGCGGGTCCCCTGAAAACAATGAAGGTAGAGAACGGATCGGTCACATGACGGGCTTTTACTCCGGATACCGGGGCGTCGGGAATACCAACCACAACATCGTCCGGATAAGGGGCGCGATTAACCATGGTATGCCGCCCTGCATACGGAAGACGTAATTTTCCGGGTACGGCAATGAATATACGAGTTGAACAGACAGCTATACGATCACTTGACGGGCAGGATGAATTATTTCAGACCGGATTCTGGGCGGTATTCAAGCAACAATTCGGCTGGAAGCCGTATCCTTTCCGACTCTCCTTTAACGGCATAAACTCATCCCTTCTTGTACTCACGAGAAACCTCGGATTGGGGTTTCACCTCGGCTATATACCAATGGGCCCCCTTCTTCCGGAACCTGAATCGGGGAAGGAAGATATGCTTATCGCGCTTTCCGGGGCCGTTAGCCCCTTGCTTCCGGCCAATACCTGTTTCCTCCGCTACGATCTACCCTGGTCGAAGGAGGGAAAGGGAAATCTTCCGGTGCCGCTTTTCATTAAAAACCGTCTGGTAAAGGCATCCGCCGATATCCAGCCGCCTTATACGATCATCGTGGATCTACGGCAGACGGAGGAGGCGTTGCTGGCCGGGATGAAGCACAAGACTCGTTACAATATACGGCTTGCCGAAAAAAAGGGTGTTAACATCGTCGAGACGGGAATCGAACGGCTTCCCGAATGGTATTCCCTTTACCGCGAAACGGGAATACGCGACCGGATCGCCCTCCACTCGGAACACTATTATGAATCTCTTTTCCGTCTGGCCGACGACTACGGGAAGGGGGCGCCCGCTATAAAACTTCTTCTTGCCGAAATCGAAGGAGAAGCGGTTGCAGGAATAGTCATTGTAATCAAGGGAACGACCGCGCTGTATATGTATGGCGCATCATCGAACAGATACAGAAACTATATGCCGAATCATCTGCTTCAGTGGCGGGGGATGCAGATCTCAAAACAAGCGGGCTGTACATCCTACGACTTTTTCGGTATACCGCCGGCGGACGAGCCGGATCACCCGCTTCACGGCTTGTATCGATTTAAAACGGGATTCGGGGGGAAGTTTGTAAACAGATACGGCGCCCATGATCTCATCATAAGGTCCTTCTTATATAGAATTTATCGAATCGCAGAAAAAACGAGAACCTTTTATTATAAAAAGCTGAAAAAATGGACGGGAAATACGGGTTAAGTGTCTGTTTATAATCCGTCAGCATATTAAGAAAAAATCTACCGGCAGATATAAATGTTACCACTTCAATAATTAAACGCGCTATTATTTTCAGGGATATACGGCATCGTCATTCCATATGATCACCATTAAAAGGCCGAGTAGTTCCGTGGGTATATGATACTGGTGTTGTGGATCGATTTACAAACGGAGTATCCAAAAAGGAGAATTATCGTGTGTATAAATCGAAACCAGGCGATTTTTACCCGGTATATGCCGGATGATTCTAAACAATTGTCGTAGATTCATCCTCGGGTCGTGTCGTAAATCTTTATCTTCTCTTTTAAAGCGATTGAATACCTTCTTGAATTTCTGAAAAACATCAACCCCATATCTTTCCACAAACCACAAAAACAACCGCAGTATCCCCCGTAAAAACTGAGCCATACTGTAACAATTCAGATCCGAATGCAGCAGTTTTATTTTTCGATATATCTCTTCGGGAAAATAGACATGGATATGTTCCCTTTTTTCATCAGGCAGGCTTGATACGGGCTTATACCTGCTCATCCGCTGTCTGCCCCACTGATGCTCCTTCGTTATCAAAGGATCGATAAACGAGACAATCCTGGCGACAACACCAGACATTGACCCTGTCGAACCATAGAAACTCAGGTTTTTAAGATTATTTTTCATTGATACGGGAATGATAAAATGAAACTCATGCGTATCCGCTTTAATCATACGATACTCCTTACCAGAAATATAATTCATACATTAATTAACGTATAAAAAAAGCTCACCGCATTGTTTTTTTAATATAAATATGCAACTATATCTTTATTCCACACAAGATAACAGGTGAGAAAATTATTTGAACTATACAAGATAATTATAAAATACATGGAAAATCCGACATGTCCTTCGAACGATTCACCACCCGTATCGCATATGTTTTTACGGATGTTTGTTAAATGGATTAATCTTTATCGGGATAACGCATACGGATCATCTTTATGATCGGAAGACATTCGAAAAAAACATCTACGCAATCAGGATCGAATTTAGTTCCGGAAAGATCCTTTATCTCTTTTAGCACATCTTTTTCACTCCACGGTTCCTTGTAAACCCGTTTGCATGAAAGCGCATCATAGACGTCCGCCAGAGCCACAACACGTCCGAAAATGGGAATTTCCTCACCCTTTCTCGGCCGCGCCTTACCCCCCTCGACGGTTTCGAGCGGCGTTCCCGTTTCGATATCGACGAACCCGGGGTACCCGGTGCCGTCCCAGTTTTCATGGTGGGTCAATGCAACCTGGGTGGCGACATCGTCGAATTCCGATTGTGCGTGCGTAAAAAGCCGCGCGCCGCAATAGGTATGCTGTTTGATGATCTCGTATTCCGCTTCGGTGAAACGGGCGGCTTTTTTCAGAATCGTATCCGATATCGCGACCTTTCCCACATCATGGAGCATAGCGGCCATACGCAGACTGTCCCTGTTTTTGTCGATGACTTCACGCGGTATTTTTTTATAAGTAGCCCATCGTTCATAGATTTCCACCGCGTAGGAGCCGACACGGTTGACATGGGGGCCCGTTTCCTTGGGATCCCG
This window encodes:
- a CDS encoding peptidoglycan bridge formation glycyltransferase FemA/FemB family protein, giving the protein MNIRVEQTAIRSLDGQDELFQTGFWAVFKQQFGWKPYPFRLSFNGINSSLLVLTRNLGLGFHLGYIPMGPLLPEPESGKEDMLIALSGAVSPLLPANTCFLRYDLPWSKEGKGNLPVPLFIKNRLVKASADIQPPYTIIVDLRQTEEALLAGMKHKTRYNIRLAEKKGVNIVETGIERLPEWYSLYRETGIRDRIALHSEHYYESLFRLADDYGKGAPAIKLLLAEIEGEAVAGIVIVIKGTTALYMYGASSNRYRNYMPNHLLQWRGMQISKQAGCTSYDFFGIPPADEPDHPLHGLYRFKTGFGGKFVNRYGAHDLIIRSFLYRIYRIAEKTRTFYYKKLKKWTGNTG
- a CDS encoding HD domain-containing protein; the protein is MAVRHEQRRLREIIRLGAQLNDFQDLDILLERILRDARRIVNADAGTIYTRDGDYLDFKYAQCDTLQNRLPQGDKLHFESYKVKIDRKSVSGYVADSGEILNIPDMYAIPENSPYHFDPSYDRKNDYKTISTLTVPLKTNRNEIIGVLQIINARDKNGTIIAFLPEDEPFMIHFSSLASMVLQRAQMTRILLLRMISMAELRDPKETGPHVNRVGSYAVEIYERWATYKKIPREVIDKNRDSLRMAAMLHDVGKVAISDTILKKAARFTEAEYEIIKQHTYCGARLFTHAQSEFDDVATQVALTHHENWDGTGYPGFVDIETGTPLETVEGGKARPRKGEEIPIFGRVVALADVYDALSCKRVYKEPWSEKDVLKEIKDLSGTKFDPDCVDVFFECLPIIKMIRMRYPDKD